The Paenibacillus sp. FSL R7-0204 genome includes a region encoding these proteins:
- a CDS encoding CtsR family transcriptional regulator encodes MRNISDIIEQYLKNILHESPEGTVEIQRNDLADQFSCVPSQINYVISTRFTLEKGYVVESKRGGGGYIRIQRYELPQNVALYAHLNSTIGNDIDQNSAEGLIYQLEEARFLSKREACLMRSAVSRECLTVNLPYRDEIRAKLMKAMLISLLGK; translated from the coding sequence ATGCGTAATATCTCCGATATTATTGAACAATATCTGAAGAATATTTTGCATGAAAGTCCCGAAGGTACGGTGGAAATTCAGCGCAATGATCTGGCGGACCAGTTCTCCTGTGTCCCGTCACAGATCAATTACGTCATCAGTACACGGTTCACATTGGAAAAGGGATATGTGGTGGAGAGCAAACGCGGCGGTGGCGGATATATCCGGATTCAGCGCTATGAGCTGCCTCAGAATGTAGCCTTATACGCACATCTGAACTCCACGATAGGGAATGATATTGATCAGAATTCTGCCGAAGGGCTGATTTATCAGCTGGAGGAGGCCCGTTTCCTCTCCAAACGTGAAGCGTGTCTAATGCGGTCTGCGGTTTCCCGGGAATGCCTGACGGTTAATCTGCCGTACCGGGATGAGATTCGTGCCAAGCTTATGAAGGCTATGCTAATCTCTTTATTGGGCAAATAA
- a CDS encoding UvrB/UvrC motif-containing protein: MLCQECGVKPATLHFTKIVNGEKTEFHICESCAREKGELIPGTAGGFSIHSLLSGLLDLEGPGKGKSAAAQSVQGLHCENCGMTYSQFSKLGRFGCSSCYKYFDSTLDPLFRRVHGSTAHVGKLPKRAGAQIMCKRQIDELKQELQQSIVQEEFETAAELRDRIRKLEKEMPQE; the protein is encoded by the coding sequence ATGCTATGCCAGGAATGCGGCGTCAAACCGGCAACACTCCACTTCACGAAGATCGTGAACGGGGAGAAGACGGAATTTCATATTTGCGAAAGCTGTGCGCGGGAGAAGGGTGAACTGATTCCCGGAACTGCGGGAGGCTTCTCTATCCACAGCTTGCTTTCCGGTCTTCTGGATCTGGAAGGCCCGGGCAAGGGCAAATCAGCGGCAGCACAAAGTGTGCAGGGTCTGCATTGTGAAAACTGCGGCATGACCTATTCACAGTTCAGCAAGCTGGGACGGTTCGGCTGCAGCTCCTGCTATAAGTATTTCGACAGTACGCTTGACCCGCTCTTCAGACGGGTGCATGGCAGTACAGCACATGTCGGCAAGCTTCCCAAACGGGCTGGAGCACAGATTATGTGCAAGCGCCAGATTGATGAGCTGAAGCAGGAATTACAGCAGAGTATTGTGCAGGAGGAGTTCGAGACCGCAGCTGAGCTGAGGGACAGAATCCGCAAGCTTGAAAAAGAAATGCCACAAGAGTAA
- a CDS encoding protein arginine kinase translates to MSSLRYTEQALSEWMRCGGSHSEIVISSRMRIARNLEHLPFPLLASTEQSEEVLEQLAPVFQGDAAAGFGSFELLRLDELGELDKKVLVEKHLISPNLADDSKGGAVILNEDESVSIMINEEDHLRIQCLFPGLQVREAWVRATAIDDIFEAAVNYAFDDRRGYLTSCPTNVGTGLRASVMVHLPALVMTHQINRILSAVNQVGLTVRGIYGEGSEAVGNIFQISNQITLGQTESEIIENLHSVVTQIIEHERNARERLLADSALRITDRIKRSYGILAYAAVMELKESAQRLSDLRLGVDLGILEGPSISVLNELNVKTQPGFLQKLFGDELSPTERDMYRAKLLRETLGSQH, encoded by the coding sequence ATGTCAAGTCTCCGGTATACCGAACAAGCACTTAGTGAATGGATGCGCTGCGGCGGCAGTCATTCGGAGATTGTCATCAGCAGCCGTATGCGTATCGCCCGTAATCTGGAGCATCTTCCGTTCCCGCTACTCGCTTCAACAGAGCAGTCGGAGGAGGTGCTGGAGCAGCTTGCCCCTGTATTTCAGGGTGATGCCGCTGCAGGTTTCGGCAGCTTTGAACTGCTGAGACTGGATGAGCTGGGTGAGCTGGACAAAAAAGTGCTGGTGGAAAAGCACCTTATCAGTCCTAATCTGGCGGATGATTCCAAAGGCGGGGCAGTCATTCTTAATGAGGACGAGTCGGTCAGCATTATGATTAATGAGGAGGATCATCTCCGCATTCAATGTCTGTTCCCTGGGCTGCAGGTCAGAGAAGCATGGGTTAGGGCAACCGCCATCGATGATATTTTCGAGGCTGCTGTCAATTACGCCTTCGATGACCGCAGAGGATACTTAACAAGCTGTCCCACCAATGTGGGAACAGGACTAAGAGCTTCGGTTATGGTCCATCTGCCAGCATTGGTGATGACTCATCAGATCAACCGCATTTTATCCGCAGTCAATCAGGTGGGGCTTACCGTTAGAGGAATTTATGGTGAAGGCAGCGAAGCAGTAGGGAATATCTTTCAGATCTCGAACCAGATTACGCTGGGACAGACCGAAAGTGAGATTATTGAGAATCTTCACAGTGTAGTCACCCAGATTATAGAGCATGAGCGGAATGCGCGTGAACGCCTGCTGGCGGATTCCGCATTGCGGATTACTGACCGTATCAAGCGCTCCTACGGAATTTTGGCCTATGCTGCTGTGATGGAACTGAAAGAATCGGCACAGCGGCTCTCCGATCTGCGGCTTGGTGTAGATCTGGGGATTCTGGAAGGGCCTTCGATTTCAGTGCTCAATGAGCTGAATGTCAAGACTCAGCCTGGCTTTCTGCAAAAGCTGTTCGGTGACGAGCTGTCGCCTACTGAACGCGATATGTACCGGGCGAAGCTGCTCCGGGAGACACTGGGATCACAACATTAA
- the clpC gene encoding ATP-dependent protease ATP-binding subunit ClpC: MMFGRFTERAQKVLALAQEEAVRLGHNNIGTEHILLGLIREGDGIAAKALIGLGLGLEKIQDEVETLIGRGQEQPTNIAYTPRAKKVIELSMDEARKLGHTYVGTEHILLGLIREGEGVAARVLNNLGISLNKARQQVLQLLGSSEATSSHSGAPANVSTPTLDGLARDLTAYAKDGNLDPVIGRSKEIERVIQVLSRRTKNNPVLIGEPGVGKTAIAEGLAQKIINNEIPETLRDKRVMTLDMGSVVAGTKYRGEFEDRLKKIMDEIRQAGNIVLFIDELHTLIGAGGAEGAIDASNILKPALARGELQCIGATTLDEYRKYIEKDAALERRFQPITVDQPSPTEAVQILFGLRDRYEAHHRVKITDEAIVEAVKLSDRYIPDRFLPDKAIDLIDEAGSKVRLNSYTIPPNLKELEMRLDDIRKEKDSAVQSQEFEKAAALRDTEQKIREELDTTKNQWKEKQGRTDSQVTPEDIAQVVASWTGIPVSKLKEEETDRLLNMEALLHERVIGQDEAVKAVSRALRRARAGLKDPKRPMGSFIFLGPTGVGKTELARALAEAMFGDENAVIRIDMSEYMEKHSTSRLVGAPPGYVGYEEGGQLTEKVRRKPYSVVLLDEIEKAHPEVFNILLQVLEDGRLTDSKGRVVDFRNTLIILTSNVGAQAIKKNSTLGFTAVQDAGADYTNMKGKVMEELKKSFRPEFLNRIDEIIVFHSLEEKHIAEIVTLMSDELRKRLREHDVDFLLTDGAKAFLAKEGYDPAFGARPLRRAIQKHIEDRLSEELLKGNIKKGDSLSIDEVNGELVVTTVEAPAEVSLEKTVETE; encoded by the coding sequence ATGATGTTTGGAAGATTTACGGAACGCGCACAAAAGGTGCTGGCGCTGGCGCAGGAAGAAGCCGTACGTTTGGGACACAACAACATTGGGACAGAGCATATTTTACTCGGACTGATTCGTGAAGGAGACGGCATTGCCGCTAAGGCATTGATCGGACTTGGTCTGGGTCTGGAGAAGATACAAGATGAAGTGGAAACGCTGATTGGCAGAGGTCAGGAACAACCGACCAACATCGCTTATACTCCTCGTGCCAAGAAGGTGATTGAGCTGTCTATGGACGAAGCCCGCAAGCTGGGTCACACGTATGTGGGAACAGAGCATATCCTGCTCGGTCTGATCCGTGAGGGAGAGGGCGTAGCAGCCCGTGTGCTGAACAATCTCGGCATTAGCCTGAACAAGGCCCGCCAGCAGGTATTACAGCTCCTGGGCAGCAGTGAAGCCACCTCCAGTCACAGCGGAGCTCCGGCTAACGTCAGTACGCCAACATTGGACGGCCTGGCCCGCGATCTGACGGCTTATGCCAAGGACGGTAATCTCGATCCTGTGATCGGCCGCAGTAAGGAAATTGAGCGTGTCATTCAGGTGCTCAGCCGCCGGACCAAGAATAATCCGGTATTGATCGGTGAGCCTGGGGTCGGTAAAACGGCGATTGCCGAAGGTCTGGCCCAAAAGATCATCAACAATGAAATCCCGGAGACACTGCGCGACAAACGTGTCATGACCCTCGATATGGGTTCTGTAGTGGCCGGTACTAAATATCGCGGGGAGTTCGAAGACCGCCTCAAAAAAATTATGGATGAGATTCGTCAAGCAGGCAATATCGTGCTCTTCATCGATGAATTGCATACGCTGATCGGAGCGGGTGGTGCGGAAGGCGCCATCGACGCCTCCAACATACTGAAGCCTGCCCTGGCCCGTGGTGAGCTGCAGTGCATCGGTGCTACAACGCTTGATGAATATCGCAAATATATTGAGAAGGACGCTGCCTTGGAACGCCGCTTCCAGCCGATCACGGTGGATCAGCCTTCGCCTACAGAAGCTGTTCAGATCCTGTTCGGCCTGCGCGACCGCTATGAAGCCCACCACCGGGTGAAGATTACGGACGAAGCTATTGTAGAAGCCGTAAAGCTGTCGGACCGCTACATTCCAGACCGCTTCCTGCCCGACAAAGCGATTGACCTGATCGATGAAGCGGGCTCCAAGGTAAGACTGAATTCTTACACGATTCCGCCGAATCTGAAGGAACTCGAAATGCGTCTGGATGATATCCGTAAGGAGAAGGATTCTGCAGTACAGAGCCAGGAGTTTGAGAAGGCTGCTGCACTGCGCGATACCGAGCAGAAGATTCGTGAAGAGCTGGATACTACGAAGAATCAGTGGAAAGAAAAGCAGGGCCGCACCGATTCCCAGGTTACACCTGAGGATATCGCACAGGTGGTTGCCAGTTGGACCGGCATTCCGGTCAGCAAGCTGAAGGAAGAAGAGACAGACCGCCTGCTGAATATGGAAGCTCTGCTGCATGAACGTGTTATCGGCCAGGATGAGGCCGTTAAGGCGGTAAGCCGGGCACTCCGCCGGGCGCGTGCGGGCCTGAAGGACCCGAAACGTCCGATGGGCTCCTTCATCTTCCTCGGACCTACCGGGGTTGGTAAAACCGAGCTGGCGCGCGCGCTTGCCGAAGCAATGTTTGGTGACGAGAATGCGGTAATCCGTATCGACATGTCAGAGTACATGGAGAAGCATTCCACCTCCCGACTGGTCGGAGCGCCTCCAGGGTATGTTGGCTATGAAGAAGGCGGACAATTGACAGAGAAGGTGCGCCGCAAGCCGTACTCGGTTGTACTGCTGGATGAGATCGAGAAGGCCCACCCTGAAGTGTTCAACATTCTGCTGCAGGTGCTGGAAGACGGCCGTCTGACCGATTCCAAAGGCCGCGTGGTCGATTTCCGCAATACCCTGATTATTCTGACCTCGAATGTCGGGGCACAGGCGATCAAGAAGAATTCAACACTCGGATTCACGGCTGTTCAAGATGCAGGCGCCGATTACACCAATATGAAGGGCAAGGTTATGGAAGAGCTGAAGAAGAGCTTCCGGCCTGAGTTCCTGAACCGGATCGATGAGATTATTGTCTTCCACTCTCTGGAGGAGAAGCATATCGCAGAGATCGTTACCCTGATGTCCGACGAGCTGCGCAAGCGTCTGCGTGAGCATGATGTAGACTTCCTGCTCACCGACGGCGCCAAAGCGTTCCTGGCCAAAGAGGGTTATGATCCGGCCTTCGGTGCCCGTCCGCTCCGCCGGGCGATTCAGAAGCATATCGAAGACCGCCTCTCCGAAGAGCTGCTCAAAGGTAACATCAAGAAGGGGGATTCCCTGAGCATAGATGAGGTGAACGGCGAACTGGTCGTAACCACCGTTGAAGCACCGGCCGAGGTCTCCCTGGAGAAAACAGTCGAAACTGAATAA
- the radA gene encoding DNA repair protein RadA, giving the protein MAKPKTKFFCTECGYESPKWFGKCPGCQEWNSMVEETESVVKTQGMNAPIFQSKEKAQSIINIESDKEPRILTGIGELNRVLGGGIVPGSLVLVGGDPGIGKSTLLLQTSHALTTQGLRVLYISGEESVRQTKLRADRLGALSAELYVLCETNMESIEEAIEQIQPQFLVIDSIQTVFMPEVTSAPGSVAQVRECTTRFMRIAKIRGIATVLVGHVTKEGAIAGPRMLEHMVDCVLYFEGERHHTYRLLRAVKNRFGSTNEIGIFEMGEIGLTEVENPSELFLSERPLGVAGSAVVASMEGTRPVLVELQALVASTHFPSPRRMCTGMDHQRMALIIAVLEKRMGMFLQNQDAYLNVAGGVKLDEPAVDLAVAISIASSFRDFPTKPYDVFFGEVGLTGEVRGVSRAEMRVKEAAKLGFRRVIMPEKSLKGWKHPQDIQIIGVSTVAQALAVALD; this is encoded by the coding sequence ATGGCTAAACCTAAAACAAAATTTTTCTGTACCGAATGCGGCTATGAATCACCGAAATGGTTCGGGAAGTGCCCGGGGTGCCAGGAATGGAACTCAATGGTAGAGGAAACGGAAAGCGTCGTCAAAACACAAGGCATGAATGCACCTATTTTTCAGAGTAAAGAAAAGGCGCAATCGATCATAAATATAGAAAGTGACAAGGAGCCGCGTATTCTGACGGGCATCGGTGAGCTTAACCGCGTGCTTGGCGGCGGGATCGTCCCCGGCTCGCTGGTGTTGGTTGGAGGCGACCCCGGAATCGGGAAATCGACACTGCTGCTGCAGACCTCGCATGCCTTGACTACACAAGGGCTGCGCGTGCTGTATATTTCGGGGGAAGAATCCGTGCGGCAGACGAAGCTGCGGGCTGACCGCCTCGGAGCGCTCTCTGCAGAATTGTACGTTCTATGTGAGACGAACATGGAGAGCATTGAGGAAGCAATTGAGCAGATTCAACCTCAATTTTTGGTCATTGACTCGATTCAGACTGTATTTATGCCGGAAGTAACCAGTGCGCCGGGCAGTGTAGCACAGGTGCGGGAATGTACGACAAGATTCATGCGGATTGCTAAGATCCGGGGAATTGCTACGGTGCTTGTAGGGCATGTAACTAAGGAAGGCGCTATTGCCGGCCCGCGTATGCTGGAGCATATGGTGGATTGTGTCCTTTATTTTGAAGGGGAACGCCATCATACGTACCGTCTGCTGCGGGCGGTGAAGAACCGTTTCGGCTCCACCAACGAGATCGGGATCTTTGAAATGGGGGAAATCGGGCTGACCGAGGTGGAGAACCCGTCGGAGCTGTTCCTGTCCGAGCGTCCGCTCGGAGTGGCCGGATCTGCAGTGGTAGCCAGCATGGAGGGCACAAGACCCGTTCTTGTTGAATTGCAGGCGCTGGTTGCTTCGACACATTTCCCTTCGCCCCGCAGAATGTGCACAGGTATGGATCATCAACGGATGGCGCTGATCATAGCTGTACTGGAGAAGCGGATGGGCATGTTCCTGCAGAATCAGGACGCTTACCTCAACGTTGCGGGAGGGGTGAAGCTGGATGAGCCGGCGGTGGATTTGGCTGTTGCCATCAGCATTGCCTCGAGTTTCCGTGATTTCCCGACCAAGCCGTATGATGTGTTTTTCGGGGAGGTAGGGCTTACCGGTGAGGTGAGAGGGGTATCACGCGCAGAGATGCGGGTGAAAGAGGCGGCCAAGCTTGGCTTCCGGCGGGTCATTATGCCCGAGAAGAGTCTGAAGGGCTGGAAGCATCCGCAGGATATCCAGATTATAGGCGTCAGCACAGTAGCACAGGCACTAGCGGTCGCGTTAGATTAG
- the disA gene encoding DNA integrity scanning diadenylate cyclase DisA yields the protein MKEYNPSDNMNDLLRMAAPGTPFREGLENVLRAKTGALIVVGYSPEVMAVVDGGFSINCDFSPNYLYELAKMDGAIILSEDLKRILYANTQLIPDSSISSIETGIRHRTAERVAKQTGKLVVSISQRRNIITLYQGSIRYALKEIGSILAKANQAIQTLEKYRAVLTQGLTNLSASEYEGIVTVAEVVGVIQRVEMVLRIKMEIKRYINELGNEGRLISMQMEELVGNTEEEAWLLYRDYAREEQEEKIREIIAGLKRSSDDELMDDNHIARLLGYSSTAISSEEAVTPRGYRLLNKIPRLPNVIIHNLVERFEMLPNLMRASIAELDEVDGIGEVRARNIQDGLKRLQKQVLIDRQM from the coding sequence ATGAAAGAATATAATCCATCAGATAATATGAATGATCTGCTTAGAATGGCCGCACCCGGAACACCCTTCCGGGAAGGGCTGGAGAATGTGCTTCGCGCGAAGACCGGGGCACTGATTGTTGTCGGATATAGTCCGGAAGTTATGGCGGTTGTCGATGGCGGCTTCTCCATTAACTGCGATTTTTCACCAAACTATTTATACGAGCTGGCCAAAATGGACGGAGCGATTATTCTGAGCGAGGATCTGAAGCGGATTCTGTACGCCAATACGCAGCTGATTCCCGATTCCTCCATCTCTTCCATCGAGACAGGAATCCGGCACCGGACCGCTGAACGTGTAGCGAAGCAGACCGGCAAGCTCGTCGTTTCCATTTCCCAGCGCCGGAATATTATTACGCTGTATCAGGGCTCCATCCGTTACGCGCTCAAGGAAATCGGTTCTATTCTGGCCAAGGCCAACCAGGCGATTCAGACCCTGGAGAAGTACAGAGCCGTTCTGACACAAGGGCTTACGAACCTGTCCGCTTCGGAATACGAAGGGATTGTGACGGTGGCCGAAGTCGTCGGTGTGATCCAGCGCGTGGAAATGGTGCTGAGAATCAAAATGGAAATTAAACGTTACATCAACGAGCTTGGCAATGAAGGCCGGCTGATCAGCATGCAGATGGAAGAATTGGTTGGAAATACAGAGGAAGAAGCATGGTTGCTGTACAGAGACTATGCAAGAGAAGAGCAGGAGGAGAAGATCCGTGAGATCATTGCCGGGCTGAAGCGCAGCAGCGATGATGAACTGATGGATGACAACCATATTGCCCGCCTGCTGGGCTATTCCTCGACAGCCATTTCCTCCGAAGAAGCTGTGACTCCGCGCGGTTACCGCCTGCTGAACAAAATTCCAAGGCTGCCGAATGTGATCATCCACAATTTGGTGGAACGCTTCGAAATGCTGCCTAACCTGATGAGGGCAAGCATAGCTGAGCTTGATGAAGTAGACGGCATTGGCGAGGTCCGCGCACGCAATATTCAGGACGGGCTGAAGCGGCTCCAGAAACAAGTTCTTATTGACAGACAAATGTAA
- the pssA gene encoding CDP-diacylglycerol--serine O-phosphatidyltransferase, with amino-acid sequence MIQKSIPSLFTIGNLMLGMFGIMMAFDGKLSMAAIMVIIAMLLDGLDGRMARALKCESEFGKELDSLSDVVSFGVAPALIMYLTSLQELNPALGWTVTAIFPVFGALRLARFNVRPGIPGYFVGLPIPAAGGVLATLALFHKDVSAPFMIVATLLLSYLMVSTVKYPNFKKIGFPKKAVIGAPVVIVIAVAVAVVFPEQIAKLIFGLLALYALYGFRQSLGLFKVRRQRRRRRRAEDKVYHSKNG; translated from the coding sequence ATGATACAAAAATCAATTCCAAGTCTTTTTACGATTGGTAATCTGATGCTTGGAATGTTTGGTATCATGATGGCGTTTGACGGCAAGCTGAGCATGGCCGCTATCATGGTGATTATCGCGATGCTGCTCGATGGGCTGGATGGCCGTATGGCCCGTGCGCTGAAGTGTGAGAGTGAATTCGGCAAGGAGCTGGATTCTTTATCCGATGTAGTTTCGTTCGGAGTCGCACCGGCGCTGATTATGTATTTAACAAGTCTGCAGGAGCTGAATCCTGCACTGGGATGGACGGTCACAGCGATCTTCCCTGTATTCGGAGCCTTACGTCTGGCCCGGTTCAATGTCCGCCCGGGGATTCCGGGATATTTCGTAGGATTGCCGATTCCTGCTGCGGGCGGAGTTCTGGCCACGCTTGCACTTTTCCATAAAGATGTATCTGCACCATTCATGATTGTTGCTACCTTGCTGCTGTCGTATCTGATGGTCAGCACAGTGAAGTATCCCAATTTCAAGAAGATCGGTTTTCCAAAAAAAGCGGTTATAGGCGCACCTGTAGTTATCGTGATTGCTGTAGCTGTTGCGGTGGTCTTCCCTGAACAGATTGCCAAGCTGATCTTTGGACTGCTGGCGCTGTATGCCTTGTATGGCTTCAGACAGAGCTTAGGACTATTTAAGGTACGGCGGCAACGCCGCCGCAGAAGACGCGCGGAAGATAAGGTATATCATTCTAAGAACGGTTAG
- a CDS encoding PIN/TRAM domain-containing protein, whose amino-acid sequence MWKKSVLILAGCCGAWSGYSLYHAAERGFPVGLGKLENSLPMEGSILFAVLGAIIFLIAGTLCAEWASSKLREMVAYCSRIPMNELAAGAAGLTGGLLLSLLLYPAMSWLGKAGELLQVAATLALGYMGLRIGLEKKEELASLWNTGRWARAAEPEERGTQEHKILDTSVIIDGRIADICKTGFIEGTIVIPEFVLEELQHIADSSDLLKRNRGRRGLDILNKIQKELDVKVLIYEGDFEEISEVDSKLVKLAKVLHGKVVTNDFNLNKVCELQGVSVLNINDLANAVKPVVLPGEEIIVQVIKDGKEHGQGVAYLDDGTMIVVEGGRDYIGTTMEVLVTSVLQTSAGRMIFAKPKLLEKAQ is encoded by the coding sequence ATGTGGAAAAAGTCTGTTTTGATACTTGCCGGGTGTTGTGGAGCCTGGTCCGGTTATTCGCTATATCACGCGGCAGAGAGAGGGTTCCCGGTAGGCCTTGGGAAACTGGAGAATAGCTTGCCTATGGAAGGAAGTATTTTGTTTGCGGTGCTGGGTGCCATTATTTTTCTGATTGCGGGGACTTTATGCGCGGAATGGGCAAGTTCAAAGCTGCGGGAGATGGTTGCGTATTGCTCGCGTATCCCGATGAATGAGCTTGCTGCAGGCGCAGCAGGGCTTACGGGAGGTCTGCTGCTGTCTCTGCTGCTGTATCCCGCTATGTCCTGGCTGGGCAAAGCAGGGGAGCTGCTGCAGGTAGCTGCTACGCTTGCTCTGGGCTATATGGGCCTGCGGATCGGGCTGGAAAAGAAGGAGGAGCTGGCTTCGCTCTGGAACACCGGACGCTGGGCACGCGCTGCTGAACCTGAGGAGCGTGGAACTCAGGAGCATAAAATCCTCGATACCAGCGTGATTATTGACGGGCGGATTGCTGACATCTGTAAAACGGGCTTCATCGAAGGTACGATTGTTATTCCTGAGTTCGTACTGGAGGAGCTGCAGCATATTGCGGATTCATCGGATTTGCTGAAGCGTAACCGCGGACGCAGAGGGCTTGATATTCTGAATAAGATTCAGAAAGAACTGGACGTTAAGGTGCTGATCTATGAAGGGGATTTCGAGGAGATCTCGGAAGTGGACAGCAAGCTGGTCAAGCTGGCGAAAGTACTGCACGGCAAGGTCGTCACCAACGACTTCAACCTTAACAAGGTATGTGAGCTCCAGGGTGTGTCGGTGCTGAATATTAATGACTTGGCAAATGCAGTGAAGCCGGTGGTTCTGCCGGGCGAAGAGATCATTGTTCAGGTCATTAAGGACGGCAAAGAACATGGACAAGGCGTAGCCTATCTGGACGATGGCACGATGATTGTGGTGGAGGGCGGCCGGGATTATATCGGCACTACAATGGAGGTTCTGGTGACGAGCGTGCTGCAGACATCGGCAGGACGGATGATTTTTGCCAAACCGAAGCTTCTGGAAAAAGCACAATAA
- the ispD gene encoding 2-C-methyl-D-erythritol 4-phosphate cytidylyltransferase — MSNSVGVVIVAAGRGTRMGTAESKQYLLLQGKPIIVHTLEVFQRHKLISEIVLVTGEEDVQRCKQWVQAFKLDKVAAVIPGGTERQHSVRRGLDELKTHWVMVHDGVRPFVQDSEIEACYERAQSAGASVLAVPVKDTIKQVDSEGKVLSTPDRRSLWAIQTPQTFRLSDLLSAYEEAERDGFLGTDDSSLAERSGITVSVVEGSYMNIKITTPEDLDFAEFTVRSRGEEHR, encoded by the coding sequence ATGTCAAACAGTGTTGGCGTCGTTATCGTAGCGGCAGGCAGAGGAACCCGGATGGGAACGGCAGAGAGCAAGCAATATTTGCTGCTGCAGGGCAAGCCGATTATCGTGCATACCCTGGAGGTATTCCAGCGGCATAAGCTGATCTCCGAGATTGTGCTTGTCACCGGGGAAGAGGATGTGCAGCGCTGTAAGCAGTGGGTACAAGCCTTCAAGCTGGATAAGGTGGCTGCGGTCATTCCCGGGGGAACGGAGCGCCAGCACTCGGTACGCCGCGGACTGGATGAACTTAAGACCCATTGGGTCATGGTTCATGACGGGGTAAGGCCGTTCGTACAGGACAGCGAGATAGAAGCTTGCTACGAGCGGGCGCAGTCCGCCGGAGCATCGGTGCTTGCAGTCCCGGTTAAGGATACGATTAAGCAGGTAGACAGTGAAGGCAAGGTGCTGTCAACGCCGGACCGGCGAAGTCTGTGGGCGATTCAGACCCCGCAGACTTTTCGTTTGTCCGATCTGCTGTCCGCCTATGAGGAGGCAGAGCGGGACGGTTTTCTCGGGACTGATGATTCCAGTCTGGCGGAACGCAGCGGGATTACCGTGTCAGTTGTAGAAGGAAGCTATATGAATATTAAGATCACGACGCCGGAGGACCTGGATTTCGCTGAATTCACAGTAAGAAGCAGGGGAGAGGAACACAGATGA
- the ispF gene encoding 2-C-methyl-D-erythritol 2,4-cyclodiphosphate synthase: MIAVGQGFDVHQLVEGRPCIIGGVTIPYEKGLLGHSDADVLLHAVSDAILGALGLGDIGRHFPDTDPAFKDADSLKLLEQVWALARERGYRLGNIDSTIIAQKPKMAPYIPQMTEIIARTLGADVAKVNVKATTTEQLGFAGRGEGIAAQSIVCLLQDVISS; encoded by the coding sequence ATGATTGCTGTAGGACAAGGATTTGATGTACACCAGCTGGTCGAGGGAAGGCCGTGTATTATCGGCGGAGTTACGATTCCTTATGAGAAGGGGCTGCTGGGGCATTCCGATGCGGATGTGCTGCTGCATGCTGTAAGCGACGCTATACTGGGAGCGCTGGGCCTTGGGGATATCGGCAGACATTTTCCCGATACCGATCCGGCCTTCAAGGATGCAGACAGCCTGAAGCTGCTGGAGCAGGTATGGGCACTAGCGCGTGAGCGCGGATACCGGCTGGGGAATATCGATTCAACCATCATAGCGCAAAAACCGAAGATGGCACCTTATATTCCGCAGATGACGGAGATTATTGCCCGCACGCTGGGCGCTGATGTAGCGAAGGTGAATGTGAAAGCAACAACGACTGAGCAGTTGGGCTTCGCAGGGCGCGGAGAGGGAATTGCCGCCCAATCTATTGTCTGTCTGCTGCAAGATGTGATATCATCGTGA